In Toxoplasma gondii ME49 chromosome V, whole genome shotgun sequence, the DNA window TTCCGTCAAGTAATTTGATCACTCATGCGCCCGCTTGTGCGAAATCGAGTCAAGTACTTGTCGGGAGGCACTACGGATACACTTGGAATACCGCACACTGGTTGATCCGATACAGTAAGCGCATATACTCAGCTGTTGAGTGTGATAGTTGACGCAGTGATATGAATTATCGTCGAGCTGAGGGCACACGCTACCCTACCTAGCTGTCAGATGCTGCACAACGACTCAGTATCACGTGTGTTTAAGCGCTAAATGCCTATCCTGGCTTCCTCCAACATCCCAGAAGGGCCTCACGAACGCCTGACCCTCACGATTGTTGCTTGCCACAGTACTGACACGAGGTCGGTGACAGAGAAGGCAATTTGCATATGCAACAGACGTTCGGTACACCATATAGGAAGCATGGTGTTGATTCCAGTTTATGGAGTCACTAAAAAGTAACGCTGGAAGTTCGCACCATCTACATTCTTCTCGCGCCCGGGGTGTAACTGTCACAGACATTAGCGTGACAAATGTCGAATGATCCGTTGGTGGCAGATAGAGACAGCTGCTTTCCAAGTGGCTGCAAGTCGTTTTTTGTGTGTCACTCGCATACGGACAGCAATGTTGACACACCACTCCTTTCTGGTAGTTCCAGCTTCTTGTTTCACACTCTTTACTCTCGCAGTTCATTGAGAGAAGACCTCTCGCCAAGATTGTGTGTCACTCTCTATATGTAACATCCATTTTGCTCGAACATGGCGTGTAAGTAGCTTGTTCTCCGAAGCACTTACGGATTTCCCGGACACCATCATCGTCCACGCGCGTCCAATTTTTGTCTGGTTGTGGATTGCGTATACCTGGACGATGGTTACCACCGCGGCAGACACCTTGCGTAGTTTCGCTGAACAAAACACGC includes these proteins:
- a CDS encoding hypothetical protein (encoded by transcript TGME49_286485); the encoded protein is MSVTVTPRAREECRWCELPALLFSDSINWNQHHASYMVYRTSVAYANCLLCHRPRVSTVASNNREGQAFVRPFWDVGGSQDRHLALKHT